atgagaagtattttcccggatttggggtgtatgagcattaacccttatAGAAACTTatcgtgaacagtaacttttacattttctcttataactttcgcatacgaacttcgatttttacgtaccacatatgcacgcgcttggtttaacgtcctctacaacttccatgaagaacattttctcaaattttgacccgaacgaaaagtcaacttttagggccactaaaagtactgaaacgacagtaaaagtgaaagtaaatgtcgtttaccgtccacatgcctagtaaaccggtgaatttaggttcagGACGTTACACTGGGACTGTTACGAGCAATGAGAGCTCGGCTTTGGAGCCATTGAATAAGAGATTCTCCTAGCAGTGAGTTCCGAGGCGGAATGACGCCAGCAAGGTGGTGACTTGGCCATGGGCGGAGTTAAAGGAGGAGGTGACTAGTTTTCCGGTTGGAGATGGCCGGAGGAGAGGATGAAGTGGTTGTTTCTTTATGAAAGAGTTTGAGGAGAGAGAGTTCGAACGGGGAGagagtttaattttttgttttttgtttttaaatgaaTTTAGCTTCAAAGGTTATTTTGGGAATTTACTCTTCTTAGGGGGATAAATGGTTGAAAAGTGGGCCTCcatgtcggctccaactcagcacatgacgtcatgtttcgagctaaattcaaattttggaatcgggtgatgtcatttgagagtatagaGACCATCGTGATTAATTCTCAGAAAGAGAGACCAAACTTATTTTAGCCCGAAAGTTCaagggagtaaactgaatttaatccaaaaaataaTGATTCAAAATATATCGAGAGGTTTACAACATTTACACAAGAAATTCAACTACAGTTCACAGTTTTATGCTTGCGAAACAAAACTTTTCCTCCATTTCAATATGTTGATGTAAACTTGGTTTCTTAGCTAGAACTCTTCATTTTGAGCGCTTGCCATAACCACAAGGCTAATCATGCAAGGATTGTACTACACCAGCCACGTTCCTCAGAAGTTTATTACGACTTGTCGAGAGAATATCTCTCAATTAATCTTGTCAAAAGCACGAAGCTTCTCTTTGGTGACAATTGAGGTTCTAGTTCCAATTCCTCCTTTTGCATGTCATTAAGCATTGCCTTCTCGAATTAGCACACAGTTAGAGTTTAACTCAatgacaaaccaaatctgtccaacctgaaccattcatgtttataactgtaaatcacaattatgaatgCCTTTATGATTATCAATCtggttgaaaatttgtagagttGATATGCTCATATAGatttaaaaactgaacggtcgagatgtagatatgtgATCGCAATGTAGTTAATAGAGTAGCAATAGCCGCACCGTTAATATATAGGAGTgagaaaagaatatatatatatatatatatatatatatatatatatatatatatatatatatatatatagggattgaGGTCATCAATAAGAAGTGCTCCATCCCTTGGAGGCTCCGAAACCTTGCCAGAGACATAACCTGCTTGACTAGTAGCTTTGACCACATTGTCTTTTGCTATGTTCCTcgtgaagccaattttgtggcGGATGCAATTGCGAATCATGGTCATACTCTGAAGAACCCTTCAACGTGGAAAGGGAAGCTCCCTTTCTCTGCGCTTACAGCTTCTAATTTTGATAATTTTAGTTCTGGTTGTCCTAGGGGTTTCAAGTTGTAATTTCTTTTCACTCcgaaaaacaatatatatatatatatatatatatatataaatatagtgaGAAAAGAATATAAGGTAAACAATGTAGTTATTGGGTGGACTATAGCAGTAGAAATTGGGCTTCCTAAGTCTGGGATCCGAATTTGAGATCTGGGTggttttttttcattaaaacttGGGATCCGGGACGCGTCTTGGTTCAGTTTCCAatcttttattttgattggGATCAATACTCGCGGGGAACTGTTGGGATAATTGGTCTGAGGTTGGCAGCAAGTCTACTGATGGATTCTGCGGAAAATTTTTATTGTCAGTTTCTTATTAGTTTACTCCCCATGAGCTTCACTCAATAAGTGGAGTAATATTGCGTTTAGCGGTGTTTCTTTCTGACAGTTCCACTAGGCCGAGTCATTGTGTAATATTATTTTTGTcatattaaataaaaatgtttgaCCTCATTCTACTATAGGAGAGAGTAGCAATAGCACCGTTAATATGATTGACTCAGCTGTGCACTCTGCGTGCAAgaatgtttttcttttccttctattttaaGCCATCAAGCTTTTTAGTCAGGTACAGAGCCAAACTGAGTAACTGGTTGTTGGACTTGAAAACAGAGCCCCAATCCGAAATGGCAacactcttcttcttcccctttcTACTTACTCTCCTCCACTCCACCTCCGCCACGTCATCATCCCCACCCACCATCGAGCTCTTCCGCAACCTCACCGCCGCTCTCTCCGTCACCGACTTCGGCGCCACCGGAGACGGCGTCACCTACGACACCTCCGCCATCGAATCAGCCATCGACAGCTGCCGCACCACCCCCTGCCACGTCACCTTCCCGAGTGGAGGCACCTACCTGACCGCGACGATCCGCCTCAAATCCGGCGTCGTTTTGCACATCAAAGAGGGCGCGACTCTCCTCGGCGGCACGCGGCTGCGGGACTACCCGATCGAGCAGGAGCGGTGGTACGTGGTGCTGGCCGAGAACACCACCGATGTAGGGATCACCGGCGGCGGAGTCGTCGACGGCCAGGGTCTTGAGTTCGTGAAGAGATTCGATGAGAAGAAGAATGTGATGGTCAGCTGGAACTGGACCGGGGCTTGTTTGGGAGACGAGTGCCGGCCCAGGCTCGTCGGCTTCATTGACTGCAGAAATGTCAAGCTTTCCAATATTGAGTTGCGTCAGCCGGCTTACTGGTGGTACGTCTATTCtaatttacttttctttttcttttgagaatttcagttttgtttcaAATTCTTATACTTAAGAATATGAATATGATAAACATATATGGATGTTGTCGTCAATGTTGATCGGTTAGAGTATTCTGGCAGTAAACAATGTCATTGTTCTAAGCAAAGAATAAACAACATTCACATGTAGGATTGCATATCAGAGGTGTGTAAATATGGGAATTTCTCTATGATATATGCCGGTATTACCACCGGAGATGTATAAAAGAgtattactcaaaaaaaaaaaacgtatctGCTGTTGCTTCATGTAGGTGGAGATGTAGAGTGGCCATTTTATTTCCGGCGATATTTAGATATTCGGTTTTCAGCTACCTTTCACTTGTCAGCTTGGCCTGAAATTCTGATACCTACCAACTCTGGGAAAATGCTAGGCCACCAATCTAGAACAATGAAAATGCAAGGATTTATGATATTGTGATCAATTTTACAGGGTATacccaaaattgaaattcacaTTCTGTACATTTTAGTGAGTAGTCAGTTATGACAGGGACAAGCTTTAAATATTTTGTTGTGCGCCCCTGCTTTGCTTGCACAGTTAGAGCTTATACGCAAGAGTTCAGCAGACACACAAGTTACAAACATTTTGTCATGCTATAGTGCAGCTAATTCTTTTTCCTTATTTAAGTTTATATCATTCAGCTACTATGTTCTTAGCTTGTCCAACTTCGGAACTCTAGCCACATATCTGATATATTGGCTGTGTGATTGCAGCTTGCACATTGTACGTTGTGAACACATTACTATTCAAGATGTTTCAATTTATGGAGATTTCAATACACCCAATAATGATGGGATAGATATTGAGGATTCAAATAATACAGTCATTACTAGATGCCATATCGATACCGGAGATGATGCTATCTGTCCAAAGACGTACACTGGCCCCCTTTATAACTTAACTGTAACAAATTGCTGGATTCGGACCAAATCTTCCGCAATCAAACTTGGCAGTGCTAGTTGGTTTGATTTTAAAGGTCTGGTGTTTGACAATATCACTATTGCAGATTCTCATAGAGGGCTGGGATTCCAGATACGTGATGGAGGTAGTAAAAAAACATCTCTAGCTTTTTTGCATCATTGTTATTACCATTacttctgcagaaaataaaataaaattgaaatccCACTATCATAGTTCCAGCTTGGGTTCAAGACTTAAAGCAATACAATCAGTTACTTTGATAAGCAATTTTGTCCGATCGATTAGCTCTGATAGTACTAAAATATTGAACTTGTGCAGGAAATGTGAGTGATGTTATCTTTTCAAACATTAATATCAGCACAAGATACTATCATCAATCCTGGTGGGGAAGAGCAGAACCTATTTATGTGACTACTTGTCCACGCGATTCATATGCAAAGGAGGGTTCAATCTCTAACCTACTCTTTGTGAACATCAGTGCAAATTCAGAGAATGGTATATTTTTATCAGGCTCTAAAAAGGGGCTTCTTAGTGATTTGAGATTCATCAACTTGAATCTGACCTACAGCAGACGGACCAACAATGTGGGTGGGTTGGTAGACTACAGACCAGGATGCCAAGGGCTGGTAAAGCACAGCACAGCTGGATTCATCATGGAGTACATTAATGGCTTAGTGTTTGACAATATTTACATGAGATGGTCCGATGAGCAATGGTCTGCTGAGCAATTAGGACAGTGGAATAATCCCTTGGATTTCAGGTCTTCTACTGTAAATAACATATCTATgcttaattttcattcaagccTATACACACAGTGAAAGAGATAGGAAGAACCACTAAATTGTCATTCTTTTGATTGTATGCGTGGGACACATTAGTTCTTGTCATATGTGATAGTTCAGGGTATTAATTCAGTTTGGTTCGACAGTTTATATGATTGAAGTCATGAAATCTGTGGTGATTGCTGCGCAAGACAACTTTAGATATGTTATTTAAAGTGGTCTATTCTTAGTATACTCCATTAATGCTAAGAGGGCTATTCTTCGGAAGCCTGAATCTTTCTGTACAGATGTTAAGATCAGATATTGCTGGTTTTGGTTCTTGTTCAAAAAATTCGAAGTTGAGACCTGTGAGTTTGTGATCTTTGTTCTTCTTAGCTATAACCATCTCTTGTATTCTATGTACATAAAACTATCAATTAGCTATGACCACTCATCAATACGTTGATAAGAGCAACTACAGATGTCCTTATATAGTACAATGGAGATTGTTGCTATTTTCTTTTGTATGTCCAAGTTAAACAGGGTCTTAGATGTAAAGTTTGCAGGTAAAGAATCTAATTTACTTGGCAAATCAAGTGCCTCGTAGTAAAAGGCAAGTTTGAAATATTTGTACCCCTTTATTAGTTCCTAACCTTAAACGGTTAAACCTGCCAAACCCTAGATGGCCGGACCAAGAGCATAAGAATCTTTTCGCTTAATCAGAAGAGCTTACAAAAGAAAACATCGATCGCAGCTTTTCAGATAACTCTATCAATGCCTTCCATGGTCTCGACCTGCTTCTCACCTCCATCAACGCCTCATCCTCGCCTCACTTTCAAAGGCTCACTCATTCCTAACCCTAGACCTCCCATAACCCTTCCTCACCATCTTTTCCAAACACCGGCTTTCCCACTCTCAGGATGCAGCTTTTCTGCAAAGGTTCGAGAATCTAGGGTTCTAATGCCCATTACAAGAGCAAGTTTTGTTGCTGTACGTCACTGCCATTTGGCCCTGCCGAGGCGGTGCTGATCTGAAGAACAATAAGTTACCTAACTTGAGAACAAAGGGTTTAGGGTACGGTTGATGGGAGATCATCAAGGCAACGAGCAGTACGACCCCAGAATGATGGTGAGCTACTTTCGTCTGAGGAGTTGTACAAGACCATGACCATCCTTGTCTCTATTTTCTCGTTCCTATCTGTTGATGGTGATCCAATTAAAggagttgaagaagaaaggTGGAAGTTGATTTGGCAGTACATAACCTCTAATGGCGGTACTGTTATTCCAGGATTTCCAGCTGAAGAGTATGCTCCGCATCTGGTCACATTGCTTAAGCAAAAGATTGAAATCTAAAAGAGAAATCGAGCAATGCAGCAGTCAACTTGATTAGCGCTTGAATTTTCAGAAGAAAGCTCCTCAGTTTTATTAGTCTGTGTTGGTGCTGCTGTCTACGGGTAGCTGCTTTTCTTGCCAAGGGTCTTTCCTTTCTCTTGCTCTCCTTTGGTGGCTCCTTTGTATTGCTGTGTTATTTTACTCATGTATTGGAAAACAACCTAAAGACTTGTAAAGTGTTCGGTTTGTTTTTGTTATACTGGGGAAAATTGCCTTGGGCTTCATATAATATTAAAACGCTATGATTTTTCGATTCAAATTTACAACATCGCACTTATAGAAGAAAAACTTATACAATAAGGATGTTAGtctacaccaaaaaaaaaaaaaaaaaaaaactttgtagTTAGTTCCTTCAATGTTGGAAGGAAATTTGGAAAATAACTTTTATTTTGAGAAGAattattattacttttttttagcATAACCAACACTCCTTGATAAACTGTCAGAAAAAGTCATTACCTAAGTAAAGCAAATATATTTTCAAAGCCATGAAGCTAATTCCTTGAACATTCATGAATTATACAATGCAAAATGCAAAATTTACGACAAATCTGTGACGACTCTCTCAAAAGAAACCCAATGGAGGTTGGTTTACAGGCTTACGCGCATGATTGTTCCAAGGCGTCGATCAACACCTAGGGACACAATGATAGCGACAAATGTGATGTTGAAACCAATATCACATTGGGTTGATCGACGCCCTGGGACAACCATGCACATTTGTCGCTATCATCAGTTTGTGTCCCTAGGTTTTGATCAACGCCCTGGAACAACCATGCACGTAAGCCTGTAAACCAATCTCCATTGGGTTTCAAATTTTTTAACAAGATCCCTAACCAAAATGCTCGCTCTTGCCCCATTCTTCTCGTCAGCCCCTAAACCACCGGCCCTAGCTTCAACTAGTACAAAGCCGCACAATGCATCCTTGTCGCTACGCCACGCAATTGTTCATCCGATCGTGAATAACACTAACCTTAGCAATCAAGTTCATCCTTTTAATTTCAAAATCCTTGATATTAAATTCAATGGTGAGTGACCACAAAATCTTTGATCCTAGTGTGAACATTACTCTAAAACTATACATGATCAAAATCATTCCAACAAATCAGTAGATATGATTGACTTGAATATCACGTCTTTTATAGCTGACATTTAATGATAACACGAACATACTTCATATAGACTTGTTTGGACTTGTTTGGGATTGGAACAGTCTTCGATCCTAATTTctgtggtaaaaaaaaaaaaaatgcaatcacACAAGAACCTGACATGCCCGCATGCTA
Above is a genomic segment from Rosa chinensis cultivar Old Blush chromosome 3, RchiOBHm-V2, whole genome shotgun sequence containing:
- the LOC112193648 gene encoding exo-poly-alpha-D-galacturonosidase, with the protein product MFFFSFYFKPSSFLVRYRAKLSNWLLDLKTEPQSEMATLFFFPFLLTLLHSTSATSSSPPTIELFRNLTAALSVTDFGATGDGVTYDTSAIESAIDSCRTTPCHVTFPSGGTYLTATIRLKSGVVLHIKEGATLLGGTRLRDYPIEQERWYVVLAENTTDVGITGGGVVDGQGLEFVKRFDEKKNVMVSWNWTGACLGDECRPRLVGFIDCRNVKLSNIELRQPAYWCLHIVRCEHITIQDVSIYGDFNTPNNDGIDIEDSNNTVITRCHIDTGDDAICPKTYTGPLYNLTVTNCWIRTKSSAIKLGSASWFDFKGLVFDNITIADSHRGLGFQIRDGGNVSDVIFSNINISTRYYHQSWWGRAEPIYVTTCPRDSYAKEGSISNLLFVNISANSENGIFLSGSKKGLLSDLRFINLNLTYSRRTNNVGGLVDYRPGCQGLVKHSTAGFIMEYINGLVFDNIYMRWSDEQWSAEQLGQWNNPLDFRSSTVNNISMLNFHSSLYTQ